A single uncultured Acetobacterium sp. DNA region contains:
- a CDS encoding iron-containing alcohol dehydrogenase, which translates to MANFVFQNTTKIYFGNEQLVHLGEEIKKYGSHVLLAYGEGSIKNNGLYDNIIKVLNDAGVEITEFQGIEPNPQYSTVNRAAELCRKNNCDVVLGVGGGSVIDAAKVIAQANYYDGDCWDLITQKVAVDQSLPLITIVTMASAGSENDAWAVISNKDENVKLDPWGKNYQPTLSFVNPEITYSVGAYQTAVGAADTLSHITDCRYFIKEHKIEFVNEMMEVMAANVIKYGPIAVKDPTNAEARENLSWISTMITGGIMDVGGKTDMVLHLTEYGIAAFYEIPHGHGIAILMPRWMSYVLDEQTAPDFYRFGVKCFNIDASLDAMEGAKQTIATLSDWFYVTLNLQSQLSDFGVTADRLHDMAIKACERTGGTLNSITTLTVEDVENIFKLCL; encoded by the coding sequence ATGGCTAATTTCGTTTTTCAGAACACGACAAAAATTTATTTTGGTAATGAACAACTCGTTCATCTTGGCGAGGAAATTAAGAAGTATGGCAGCCATGTGTTATTGGCATATGGTGAAGGTTCGATCAAGAATAATGGTCTCTATGACAACATCATAAAGGTATTAAATGACGCCGGTGTTGAGATTACCGAGTTCCAGGGAATCGAACCAAATCCCCAGTATTCGACGGTAAACCGGGCTGCCGAACTGTGCCGAAAAAACAATTGTGATGTCGTCTTAGGCGTCGGTGGCGGCTCAGTTATTGATGCCGCAAAGGTTATTGCGCAGGCAAATTACTATGATGGTGATTGCTGGGATCTGATTACCCAAAAAGTAGCCGTAGATCAGTCACTCCCCCTCATTACCATCGTCACAATGGCATCTGCCGGCTCTGAAAATGATGCCTGGGCAGTGATCTCTAATAAAGATGAAAATGTTAAGCTTGATCCCTGGGGCAAAAACTATCAACCCACCTTATCTTTCGTTAATCCGGAAATTACCTATTCTGTCGGTGCGTACCAGACCGCAGTCGGAGCAGCAGACACGCTTTCTCATATCACCGACTGCCGATATTTTATTAAAGAGCACAAAATTGAATTTGTCAATGAAATGATGGAAGTAATGGCTGCCAATGTCATCAAATATGGGCCCATTGCAGTTAAAGATCCCACCAATGCTGAAGCAAGAGAAAATCTATCCTGGATTTCGACGATGATTACCGGTGGAATTATGGACGTTGGCGGAAAAACCGATATGGTTCTTCATCTGACAGAATATGGAATTGCCGCTTTCTATGAGATTCCTCATGGCCACGGTATTGCGATTCTGATGCCAAGATGGATGAGCTATGTTCTGGATGAGCAGACTGCCCCGGACTTTTATCGTTTTGGTGTGAAATGTTTCAATATTGATGCCTCACTTGATGCGATGGAAGGTGCAAAACAGACAATTGCTACCTTAAGTGACTGGTTCTACGTTACTTTAAACTTGCAGAGTCAGCTTTCAGATTTTGGCGTCACAGCAGATCGACTTCATGATATGGCTATCAAAGCTTGTGAACGTACCGGTGGAACCTTAAACAGTATTACCACCTTGACCGTTGAAGATGTTGAAAATATCTTTAAACTTTGCTTATAA
- a CDS encoding glycoside-pentoside-hexuronide (GPH):cation symporter: protein MQEFAAIPMREKIAYFIGECGSCGMFYYLTITLSTFFFTDIMHVSPIALGAIIIGSRLFDVLSDLIVGSLVDRTHTRWGKARPWVLFSTVPYALAMMLMYCLPATWTAGHQIAYIIITYNLAVTVCYTAENIPWGSLPALMSHDKVQRSQMHSVRMLASPLGSAIGVSTALPLISAMGGEQRDWIVVMSILALVGIICNIFAVIVIKERVVSEKPKEQHDNRKDIPSALRNPYWWVAILITFVWNTFSVATATLTPYYTKYFLNNDLITTSVNNAQSITMALCAFSCYWLTRKLEKSTILKFTMVISFVGQIILISSPLNYTIIIIGTIIRSVGFGCMGACMFAMATDAIEYGHWFTGHRAESTTYSAVGIGNKLGVLLGSGILTLLLGMAGYDGSLMMQSQSAMNMISFLYLWAPAILAIITIIIMFLYKLDKYYDTIISDLIKGKYRKGATYAQNHEK, encoded by the coding sequence ATGCAAGAATTTGCAGCAATACCGATGCGGGAAAAAATAGCTTATTTTATTGGTGAGTGTGGAAGCTGTGGTATGTTTTACTATCTGACCATCACCCTTTCTACTTTTTTCTTTACTGATATTATGCATGTTTCGCCAATAGCATTAGGGGCTATCATTATCGGGTCGCGCTTGTTTGATGTGCTTTCTGATTTAATAGTCGGCTCGTTGGTTGATCGAACGCATACAAGGTGGGGAAAAGCGCGACCCTGGGTTTTATTTTCGACGGTTCCATATGCTTTGGCAATGATGCTGATGTACTGTTTGCCGGCAACATGGACGGCAGGACATCAAATTGCCTATATCATCATCACTTACAACTTGGCTGTTACCGTCTGTTATACCGCTGAGAACATTCCCTGGGGTTCGCTTCCAGCGCTGATGTCTCATGACAAGGTGCAACGTTCACAAATGCATTCTGTCCGTATGCTTGCAAGTCCGCTTGGCAGTGCCATTGGTGTTTCTACCGCACTTCCTCTGATTAGTGCTATGGGTGGCGAACAACGGGATTGGATTGTAGTTATGAGCATTCTGGCTTTGGTTGGCATCATCTGCAATATCTTTGCCGTGATTGTCATCAAAGAGCGTGTTGTCAGTGAAAAACCTAAGGAACAGCACGATAATCGTAAGGATATTCCATCCGCTCTTCGCAATCCCTACTGGTGGGTTGCGATTCTGATTACCTTTGTCTGGAACACTTTCTCGGTTGCAACCGCAACATTGACGCCCTACTATACAAAGTATTTTTTGAACAATGACTTAATTACCACTTCAGTGAACAATGCCCAATCGATCACCATGGCGCTTTGTGCATTTTCATGCTATTGGTTAACTAGGAAGTTAGAAAAGAGCACTATTTTAAAATTCACGATGGTGATTTCATTTGTTGGACAGATCATCTTGATCTCCAGTCCCCTTAATTATACGATCATTATCATTGGTACCATCATTCGAAGTGTTGGTTTTGGCTGTATGGGCGCTTGTATGTTTGCTATGGCGACCGATGCGATCGAGTATGGCCACTGGTTTACGGGACACCGTGCTGAAAGCACCACCTATTCAGCTGTTGGTATTGGTAACAAGCTCGGTGTTTTGCTCGGCTCCGGTATTCTGACCCTGCTTTTGGGGATGGCCGGATATGATGGCTCATTGATGATGCAATCTCAGTCGGCAATGAACATGATTAGTTTTTTGTATCTATGGGCTCCGGCAATTCTTGCGATAATTACCATCATCATCATGTTTCTCTACAAGCTGGATAAGTACTATGATACTATCATTTCTGATCTTATCAAAGGCAAGTATCGCAAAGGTGCAACCTATGCACAGAACCACGAGAAATAG